Genomic DNA from Luteitalea sp.:
ATGCGGGTGCCCGGGACGCAGGTCCGTTCCGTGTAAAAGGAGGTCATAAATGGCTATTGTGCGTTTCGATCCATTTCGCGAATTTGCAACGGTGCACGAACGGCTCAATCGCGTGTTCGACGACATCTCCGGACGGCGATCGGACGACGATGTGATGAGCCGTGGTGATTGGCTCCCGGCTGTGGACGTCTACGAGAACGATGATCAGAACGTCGTACTGAAGGCGGAGCTGCCCGGTGTAGCCAAGGAAGACATCACCTTGAGCATCGAGAACAACACGTTGACCCTGAAGGGGGAGCGGAAGCGCTCGCACGAGGTGAAGAACGGTCAGTACCATCGAATCGAGCGCGCGCACGGTGGATTCAGCCGTTCGTTCTCGCTGCCGTCGACGGTGAACTCCGAGAAGGTGGCCGCCGACTTCAGGGATGGCGTGTTGACCATCACCCTGCCGCGCAAGGATGAAGCCAAGCCTCGGCAGATCGATGTGAAAGTTTCCTGAGAAGGTAGGGCCGGGTGACGGGGTGACAGGGGTGACGGGGTGACG
This window encodes:
- a CDS encoding Hsp20 family protein → MAIVRFDPFREFATVHERLNRVFDDISGRRSDDDVMSRGDWLPAVDVYENDDQNVVLKAELPGVAKEDITLSIENNTLTLKGERKRSHEVKNGQYHRIERAHGGFSRSFSLPSTVNSEKVAADFRDGVLTITLPRKDEAKPRQIDVKVS